The following proteins are co-located in the Castanea sativa cultivar Marrone di Chiusa Pesio chromosome 8, ASM4071231v1 genome:
- the LOC142607495 gene encoding inner membrane protein PPF-1, chloroplastic, with the protein MAKTLISSPPFIGTPLPSPRHGFLHSHRSRLVSTRVKFSFHENLPPINSLHSHIDFSAILTRTEGLLYTLADAAVATADSAAADAAVQKNNGWFGFISDAMEVVLKVLKDGLSAVHVPYAYGFAIILLTIIVKGATYPLTKQQVESTLAMQNLQPKIKAIQQRYAGNQERIQLETSRLYKQAGVNPLAGCFPTLATIPVWIGLYQALSNVANEGLLTEGFFWIPSLGGPTSIAARQSGSGVSWLFPFVDGQPPLGWHDTAAYLVLPVLLVVSQYVSMELMKPPQTDDPNQKNTLLVLKFLPLMIGYFSLSVPSGLSIYWFTNNVLSTAQQVWLRKLGGAKPVVSENASGIITAGRAKRSASQTEQPGERFRKLKEEEEKKTKALPTEDVQTLVSTSDSDDDQDEETKDKDEDALEEAYASSVSKDVPNYPRPRRSKRSKRKRAL; encoded by the exons ATGGCGAAAACCCTAATTTCATCCCCACCGTTCATCGGCACGCCTCTCCCGTCTCCTCGCCATGGCTTCCTCCACTCACACCGCAGTAGACTCGTCTCCACCAGAGTCAAGTTCAGCTTCCACGAAAACCTTCCTCCCATCAATTCCCTCCACTCTCATATCGATTTCTCCGCTATCCTCACCAGAACCGAAGGCCTTCTCTACACGCTAGCCGACGCCGCCGTTGCCACCGCCGATTCCGCCGCCGCCGACGCCGCCGTGCAGAAAAACAACGGCTGGTTCGGGTTCATTTCCGACGCCATGGAGGTTGTTCTCAAg GTATTGAAGGATGGACTTTCAGCTGTGCACGTGCCATACGCGTACGGGTTTGCGATAATATTACTTACAATTATTGTTAAAGGCGCTACATATCCATTGACAAAGCAACAG GTTGAATCAACCCTAGCTATGCAGAACCTTCAACCAAAGATTAAAGCCATTCAACAAAGATATGCCGGTAATCAG gAAAGAATACAACTTGAGACATCAAGGCTGTATAAGCAGGCCGGGGTTAATCCATTAGCAG GTTGTTTCCCAACTTTGGCTACTATTCCAGTCTGGATAGGGTTATATCAAGCTCTATCAAATGTGGCAAATGAG GGACTGTTGACAGAAGGTTTCTTTTGGATTCCCTCTCTGGGTGGCCCAACTTCAATTGCTGCCCGACAAAGTGGATCTGGCGTTTCTTGGCTTTTTCCATTTGtg GATGGCCAGCCACCTTTGGGCTGGCATGACACTGCGGCATACCTTGTTTTACCTGTCCTCCTTGTTGTTTCTCAATATGTCTCAATGGAGCTCATGAAGCCTCCCCAG ACTGACGATCCAAATCAAAAGAACACACTTCTTGTTCTCAAGTTTCTTCCACTCATGATTGGCTACTTCTCCTTGTCTGTGCCGTCAGGATTATCAATTTACTG GTTCACAAACAATGTGCTCAGCACAGCCCAACAAGTATGGTTACGCAAATTAGGTGGTGCAAAACCTGTTGTGAGTGAGAATGCTAGTGGAATCATTACAGCAGGACGTGCAAAACGATCAGCTTCTCAGACAGAACAGCCTGGCGAGAG GTTTAGGAAGttgaaagaagaggaagaaaagaagacCAAGGCACTACCCACAGAAGATGTTCAGACTCTGGTTTCCACATCTGATTCTGACGATGATCAAGATGAAGAGACTAAGGACAAG GATGAGGACGCTCTAGAAGAAGCATATGCTTCTAGTGTTAGCAAAGATGTTCCAAATTATCCACGCCCAAGGAGAAGCAAGCGATCAAAGCGGAAGCGTGCCTTATAA